In Providencia rettgeri, the following proteins share a genomic window:
- the proP gene encoding glycine betaine/L-proline transporter ProP, with translation MRFKKKKEKPLNISDITIIDDGKLKKAITAASLGNAMEWFDFGVYGFLAYVLGQVFFPDASPSVQMIAALATFSVPFLVRPLGGVVFGILGDKYGRQKVLSMTIIIMAVSTFCIGLIPSYESIGIWAPILLLIAKLAQGFSVGGEYSGAAIFVAEYSPDRKRGFMGSWLDFGSIAGFVLGAGVVVLISSIVGEANFHDWGWRIPFFLALPLGVIGLYLRHSLEETPAFQQHVESLERQDKANIQNPPKISVREVATKYWKSLMICVGLVIATNVTYYMLLTYMPSYLSHNLNYSTDHGVLIIIAIMIGMLFVQPIIGLTSDKIGRRPFVITGSVGLILLAYPAFMLINSGSVGLIFLGLLILAVLLNCFTGVMASILPAIFPTHIRYSALAIAFNISVLIAGATPTVAAWLVESTTDLYMPAYYLIVIALIGLYTGIRMPETANKPLRGATPAASDKAEAKEILSEHFDNIEQKVEDIDEQIAELEKKRQSLINQHPKLD, from the coding sequence ATGAGATTCAAGAAGAAAAAAGAAAAGCCGTTAAATATTAGTGATATTACTATTATTGATGACGGTAAACTCAAAAAAGCAATTACCGCGGCTTCGCTGGGTAATGCGATGGAATGGTTTGATTTTGGGGTATACGGTTTCTTAGCCTATGTTCTAGGTCAGGTTTTCTTTCCGGACGCATCACCGAGCGTACAGATGATTGCCGCATTAGCCACTTTCTCCGTGCCTTTCTTAGTTAGGCCATTAGGTGGGGTCGTTTTTGGTATCTTAGGTGATAAATACGGTCGTCAAAAAGTCCTTTCGATGACAATTATCATCATGGCAGTCAGTACCTTCTGTATTGGTTTGATCCCATCATATGAAAGCATTGGTATCTGGGCACCTATTCTGTTATTAATTGCTAAGCTAGCTCAAGGTTTCTCTGTAGGTGGGGAGTATTCTGGCGCAGCTATCTTCGTTGCAGAATATTCACCAGACCGTAAACGTGGCTTTATGGGAAGCTGGTTAGACTTTGGCTCTATCGCCGGTTTCGTTTTAGGTGCGGGTGTCGTAGTACTAATTTCCAGTATCGTTGGGGAAGCCAACTTCCATGATTGGGGCTGGAGAATTCCGTTCTTCTTAGCATTACCGTTAGGGGTCATCGGGTTATATCTACGTCATTCACTGGAAGAAACCCCAGCGTTCCAACAACATGTTGAATCGTTAGAAAGACAAGATAAAGCCAATATTCAAAACCCACCCAAAATCTCAGTGCGTGAAGTGGCGACTAAGTATTGGAAAAGCTTGATGATTTGTGTTGGCTTGGTTATCGCAACCAACGTGACTTACTATATGTTGCTGACCTACATGCCAAGTTACTTATCACACAACCTGAATTACTCTACTGACCATGGTGTGCTAATTATTATTGCTATTATGATTGGTATGTTATTTGTTCAACCGATTATCGGTTTAACTAGTGATAAAATTGGTCGCCGCCCATTTGTTATTACCGGTAGTGTCGGTCTGATTTTATTGGCATACCCTGCATTTATGTTAATCAACAGTGGTTCTGTTGGCTTAATTTTCCTAGGTTTATTAATTTTAGCGGTGCTGTTGAACTGCTTTACTGGGGTTATGGCTTCCATTTTACCCGCGATTTTCCCAACGCACATTCGTTACAGTGCATTAGCGATTGCCTTTAATATTTCAGTATTAATTGCCGGTGCGACACCGACTGTTGCGGCATGGTTGGTCGAATCAACCACTGACTTATATATGCCTGCTTATTACTTAATCGTGATTGCTTTAATTGGCTTATATACGGGTATCAGAATGCCAGAAACGGCAAATAAACCATTGCGGGGCGCAACACCTGCGGCATCAGATAAAGCCGAGGCAAAAGAAATTCTTAGCGAGCACTTTGACAATATTGAACAAAAAGTTGAAGATATTGACGAACAAATTGCTGAACTTGAGAAAAAACGCCAATCCTTAATCAATCAGCATCCTAAATTAGATTAA